The proteins below are encoded in one region of Engystomops pustulosus chromosome 8, aEngPut4.maternal, whole genome shotgun sequence:
- the LOC140074613 gene encoding uncharacterized protein isoform X1 produces MCLTIVCSTSERPWSFPVFGVTMSSLLVVLLLVTAVCAQLRVTTSPAPIAFDTGATAVLQCMFSLGVTPVDPAQVHVFWKHEGKKILSYVDRITAFRPGAHISEEHLAKGDASLSLPNVTQEDAGMYTCSIRLGSEQVIQSVNLIVIEFRYISLEGTTVIMNKSNELRCSANNLSSPDVTFNWMRDGVVLSTSTPRLVEGSNSQGFKVHSSFCFTPVFGDDKAHYSCQVVQKMLPPLKKTFQLTFGVQPEVFFYLSSKGQKNSSLICLVSGFYPDDLNLSMKRDGEHLGCKINKWRNPNGTYSLEAIYRTNVTYKDSNIDYTCTVHHPTIPEGTTERLTFLVDAYVPKALWISAACGLLLAVIIQIFCKHVTDISVCKDWTEGSIAVLKCNISGRYPKNITAVWLIRRGDKEIEIKEKGSSYTAGDYRELQEQDNYTCWNTVKSRFVGGLRHSLCSILSFQVHKERHEQAEFICRFTRAGKVLAEKKYFGTVLDSYGFYSVSDICVPETCNEGERLTLSCIMKGNIPRDIRITWEKSLNEERTVISKELDPNYQVTENKSQGQICAFLTLCPTCEESGAVFTASFSENEGRILAERSSEPLKVAEPKKTHWSRTYQDWGFRAFDESVVTEM; encoded by the exons ATGTGCCTGACAATCGTCTGTAGTACATCTGAGAGGCCCTGGTCCTTCCCTGTATTTGGAGTTACCATGTCCTCGCTGCTcgtggtcctgctgctggtgacagCTGTGT GTGCTCAGTTACGTGTCACCACATCCCCTGCTCCCATCGCTTTCGACACCGGAGCCACAGCGGTCCTGCAATGTATGTTTTCTTTGGGGGTGACCCCAGTGGATCCTGCACAGGTGCACGTGTTTTGGAAGCATGAAGGAAAGAAAATATTATCGTATGTGGACAGAATCACTGCCTTTAGACCGGGAGCACATATCTCAGAGGAACATCTAGCCAAGGGAGACGCATCACTTTCCCTACCTAATGTCACGCAGGAGGATGCAGGCATGTACACCTGTAGTATCCGTCTGGGATCAGAACAGGTGATACAGAGTGTCAATCTGATTGTTATAG AGTTTCGATACATAAGCCTTGAAGGAACCACAGTCATTATGAACAAGTCCAATGAGTTGCGATGCTCCGCTAATAATCTGTCATCCCCTGACGTGACATTCAACTGGATGAGAGATGGAGTGGTTCTCAGCACCTCCACCCCGCGTCTGGTGGAAGGTAGTAATAGTCAAGGCTTTAAAGTTCACAGTTCCTTCTGCTTTACTCCAGTCTTTGGGGACGACAAGGCTCATTACTCATGTCAGGTTGTCCAAAAGATGCTTCCACCACTCAAGAAAACGTTCCAACTTACCTTTGGAG TTCAGCCAGAGGTGTTCTTCTACCTCTCAAGTAAAGGTCAAAAGAATTCATCTCTCATCTGCCTGGTGTCAGGATTCTATCCTGATGATCTGAACCTTTCTATGAAAAGAGATGGAGAGCACTTAGGATGCAAAATCAATAAATGGAGGAACCCCAACGGCACCTATTCTCTCGAAGCCATTTATCGGACCAACGTGACGTATAAAGACAGTAACATTGATTATACATGTACCGTCCACCATCCGACTATCCCAGAGGGTACGACAGAAAGGCTGACATTTCTAG TCGATGCCTATGTACCAAAGGCCTTGTGGATTTCTGCGGCTTGTGGATTATTGCTAGCCGTTATCATTCAGATTTTCTGCAAACACG TGACTGACATCTCAGTTTGTAAAGACTGGACTGAAGGCAGCATTGCTGTTCTGAAGTGTAATATTTCAGGCCGATACCCCAAGAACATAACTGCGGTGTGGCTGATCCGACGCGGTGACAAGGAGATTGAAATAAAAGAGAAAGGCTCCTCGTACACGGCCGGAGACTACCGAGAGCTGCAGGAACAGGACAACTACACGTGTTGGAATACTGTAAAGAGCAGATTTGTGGGTGGATTACGCCACTCGCTGTGCTCAATCCTCAGCTTCCAAGTGCACAAAGAGCGTCATGAACAAGCAGAGTTTATCTGCCGCTTCACCAGAGCCGGCAAGGTCCTGGCAGAGAAAAAATACTTTGGAACAGTCTTGG ATAGTTATGGCTTCTACTCCGTCTCAGACATCTGTGTACCTGAAACCTGCAACGAGGGAGAGAGATTAACCCTCAGCTGCATCATGAAAGGGAACATCCCTCGGGATATCAGAATTACATGGGAAAAGAGCCTGAATGAAGAGCGGACAGTAATCTCTAAGGAATTGGATCCAAATTACCAGGTCACTGAGAACAAGTCACAGGGACAGATCTGCGCTTTCCTAACACTCTGCCCAACGTGTGAGGAATCCGGAGCCGTGTTTACAGCTTCATTCTCCGAAAACGAAGGGCGAATCCTTGCAGAGCGAAGCTCAGAGCCTCTAAAAGTAGCTG AACCAAAGAAGACCCACTGGTCTCGGACCTATCAGGACTGGGGTTTCCGTGCGTTTGATGAAAGTGTTGTGACAGAGATGTGA
- the LOC140074613 gene encoding vascular endothelial growth factor receptor 1-like isoform X2 translates to MCLTIVCSTSERPWSFPVFGVTMSSLLVVLLLVTAVCAQLRVTTSPAPIAFDTGATAVLQCMFSLGVTPVDPAQVHVFWKHEGKKILSYVDRITAFRPGAHISEEHLAKGDASLSLPNVTQEDAGMYTCSIRLGSEQVIQSVNLIVIVQPEVFFYLSSKGQKNSSLICLVSGFYPDDLNLSMKRDGEHLGCKINKWRNPNGTYSLEAIYRTNVTYKDSNIDYTCTVHHPTIPEGTTERLTFLVDAYVPKALWISAACGLLLAVIIQIFCKHVTDISVCKDWTEGSIAVLKCNISGRYPKNITAVWLIRRGDKEIEIKEKGSSYTAGDYRELQEQDNYTCWNTVKSRFVGGLRHSLCSILSFQVHKERHEQAEFICRFTRAGKVLAEKKYFGTVLDSYGFYSVSDICVPETCNEGERLTLSCIMKGNIPRDIRITWEKSLNEERTVISKELDPNYQVTENKSQGQICAFLTLCPTCEESGAVFTASFSENEGRILAERSSEPLKVAEPKKTHWSRTYQDWGFRAFDESVVTEM, encoded by the exons ATGTGCCTGACAATCGTCTGTAGTACATCTGAGAGGCCCTGGTCCTTCCCTGTATTTGGAGTTACCATGTCCTCGCTGCTcgtggtcctgctgctggtgacagCTGTGT GTGCTCAGTTACGTGTCACCACATCCCCTGCTCCCATCGCTTTCGACACCGGAGCCACAGCGGTCCTGCAATGTATGTTTTCTTTGGGGGTGACCCCAGTGGATCCTGCACAGGTGCACGTGTTTTGGAAGCATGAAGGAAAGAAAATATTATCGTATGTGGACAGAATCACTGCCTTTAGACCGGGAGCACATATCTCAGAGGAACATCTAGCCAAGGGAGACGCATCACTTTCCCTACCTAATGTCACGCAGGAGGATGCAGGCATGTACACCTGTAGTATCCGTCTGGGATCAGAACAGGTGATACAGAGTGTCAATCTGATTGTTATAG TTCAGCCAGAGGTGTTCTTCTACCTCTCAAGTAAAGGTCAAAAGAATTCATCTCTCATCTGCCTGGTGTCAGGATTCTATCCTGATGATCTGAACCTTTCTATGAAAAGAGATGGAGAGCACTTAGGATGCAAAATCAATAAATGGAGGAACCCCAACGGCACCTATTCTCTCGAAGCCATTTATCGGACCAACGTGACGTATAAAGACAGTAACATTGATTATACATGTACCGTCCACCATCCGACTATCCCAGAGGGTACGACAGAAAGGCTGACATTTCTAG TCGATGCCTATGTACCAAAGGCCTTGTGGATTTCTGCGGCTTGTGGATTATTGCTAGCCGTTATCATTCAGATTTTCTGCAAACACG TGACTGACATCTCAGTTTGTAAAGACTGGACTGAAGGCAGCATTGCTGTTCTGAAGTGTAATATTTCAGGCCGATACCCCAAGAACATAACTGCGGTGTGGCTGATCCGACGCGGTGACAAGGAGATTGAAATAAAAGAGAAAGGCTCCTCGTACACGGCCGGAGACTACCGAGAGCTGCAGGAACAGGACAACTACACGTGTTGGAATACTGTAAAGAGCAGATTTGTGGGTGGATTACGCCACTCGCTGTGCTCAATCCTCAGCTTCCAAGTGCACAAAGAGCGTCATGAACAAGCAGAGTTTATCTGCCGCTTCACCAGAGCCGGCAAGGTCCTGGCAGAGAAAAAATACTTTGGAACAGTCTTGG ATAGTTATGGCTTCTACTCCGTCTCAGACATCTGTGTACCTGAAACCTGCAACGAGGGAGAGAGATTAACCCTCAGCTGCATCATGAAAGGGAACATCCCTCGGGATATCAGAATTACATGGGAAAAGAGCCTGAATGAAGAGCGGACAGTAATCTCTAAGGAATTGGATCCAAATTACCAGGTCACTGAGAACAAGTCACAGGGACAGATCTGCGCTTTCCTAACACTCTGCCCAACGTGTGAGGAATCCGGAGCCGTGTTTACAGCTTCATTCTCCGAAAACGAAGGGCGAATCCTTGCAGAGCGAAGCTCAGAGCCTCTAAAAGTAGCTG AACCAAAGAAGACCCACTGGTCTCGGACCTATCAGGACTGGGGTTTCCGTGCGTTTGATGAAAGTGTTGTGACAGAGATGTGA